The following proteins come from a genomic window of Gossypium raimondii isolate GPD5lz chromosome 5, ASM2569854v1, whole genome shotgun sequence:
- the LOC128041285 gene encoding uncharacterized protein LOC128041285, whose product MAYENMANELHEKIGIPIEKGLLKNRIKTLKHNFYECYDLFNCRSGFAWSPGTKMWTAKPELWKALAKIREKRKRAKRGQLGCSIGGRVFDGIPLQEVVGASMEKKDTNDTSQQHH is encoded by the exons ATGGCATATGAAAATATGGCGAATGAATTGCATGAAAAGATTGGGATCCCCATTGAGAAAGGCCTCCTGAAAAATCGTATAAAGACTCTGAAGCATAACTTTTATGAGTGTTACGACCTTTTCAATTGCAGAAGTGGTTTTGCTTGGAGTCCAGGCACTAAAATGTGGACTGCTAAGCCTGAACTATGGAAAGCACTTGCGAAG ATAAGAGAGAAGAGGAAAAGAGCTAAAAGGGGTCAATTGGGCTGCTCAATAGGTGGCCGAGTATTTGATGGTATCCCTTTGCAAGAAGTAGTTGGTGCAAGTATGGAGAAAAAAGACACGAATGATACCAGTCAGCAACATCATTGA
- the LOC105768778 gene encoding high mobility group B protein 2: MKGGKSKSDTKSSRLAVNKKSSAKAGKKSGKAAKDPNKPKRPASAFFVFMEEFREQYKKEHPKNKSVAAVGKAGGDKWKSLSDAEKAPYIAKAEKRKVEYEKNMKAYTKRQAEAPKEEESESEKSVSEVNDEEDEDDEEGSGEEEDDD; this comes from the exons ATGAAGGGAGGTAAATCCAAGTCAGATACTAAGAGCTCCAG GCTCGCCGTGAACAAGAAATCTAGCGCCAAAGCTGGAAAGAAATCGGGGAAGGCGGCTAAGGATCCAAACAAGCCAAAGAGGCCTGCTAGTGCCTTCTTCGTTTTCAT GGAGGAGTTCCGTGAGCAATACAAGAAGGAACACCCAAAAAACAAATCTGTCGCTGCT GTGGGCAAAGCTGGTGGAGATAAATGGAAGAGCTTGTCTGATGCt gAAAAAGCACCTTATATAGCAAAGGCAGAGAAGCGAAAGGTCGAGTATGAAAAGAACATGAAAGCCTACACTAAGAGACAG GCTGAGGCTCCCAAAGAAGAAGAGTCGGAGTCTGAGAAGTCAGTGTCTGAGGTGAATGATGAGGAGGATGAGGACGATGAAGAAGGCAGCGGAGAG gaagaagatgatgactAA